The Agromyces sp. LHK192 genome includes a window with the following:
- a CDS encoding Re/Si-specific NAD(P)(+) transhydrogenase subunit alpha, whose product MSRIGIVTEQAPETRVAATPATVKQLTALGYEVVVEAGAGAASAFLDDAYAASGAVIGTAADALGADIVLKVNAPTDAEVAGMALGTTFIGLLAPAFKPELLQALAEQGVTALAMDAVPRISRAQSMDVLSSMANIAGYRAVVEAAHEFGRFFTGQVTAAGKVPPAKVLVAGAGVAGLAAIGAASSLGAIVRATDPRPEVADQVKSIGGEYLKVEVEVEQSTDGYAKATSEAYDRRAAEIYSEQAADVDIIVTTALIPGRAAPKLITAADVASMKSGSVIVDMAAGQGGNVEGSVAGERIVTPNGVTILGYTDLASRLPTQASQLYGTNIVNLLKLLTPAKDGRLELDFDDVVQRAVTVTRGGDVTWPPPPVQVSAAPAASAAPAPAAAAPEPKKPMSAVKKTALVAVGIAALFAVNAIAPAPLPQHFTVLVLAVVVGFYVIGKVAHALHTPLMSVTNAISGIIIVGAMVQITSDVLVVQILAAVAVLLASINIFGGFAVTRRMLAMFQAGHAQAGNPQPAAAAGAGASDAASTTAARAQR is encoded by the coding sequence ATGTCGCGTATCGGTATCGTCACCGAGCAGGCCCCGGAGACGCGGGTCGCTGCGACACCGGCGACGGTGAAGCAGTTGACCGCCCTCGGCTACGAGGTCGTGGTCGAGGCGGGAGCGGGTGCCGCCTCGGCGTTCCTGGATGACGCGTACGCGGCATCCGGTGCGGTGATCGGCACGGCGGCCGATGCGCTCGGCGCAGACATCGTGCTGAAGGTCAACGCGCCGACCGACGCCGAGGTCGCCGGGATGGCGCTCGGCACCACCTTCATCGGCCTGCTGGCTCCGGCGTTCAAGCCCGAGTTGCTGCAGGCGCTCGCCGAGCAGGGCGTCACCGCGCTCGCCATGGACGCCGTGCCCCGCATCTCGCGCGCGCAGTCGATGGACGTGCTGAGCTCGATGGCGAACATCGCCGGCTACCGCGCCGTCGTCGAGGCCGCGCACGAGTTCGGCCGCTTCTTCACCGGCCAGGTCACGGCCGCCGGCAAGGTGCCGCCGGCGAAGGTGCTCGTCGCGGGCGCCGGCGTCGCGGGGCTCGCCGCCATCGGCGCGGCCTCGAGCCTCGGCGCGATCGTGCGCGCCACCGACCCGCGGCCCGAGGTCGCCGACCAGGTCAAGTCGATCGGGGGCGAGTACCTGAAGGTCGAGGTCGAGGTCGAGCAGTCCACCGACGGCTACGCGAAGGCCACGAGCGAGGCGTACGACCGCCGCGCGGCCGAGATCTACTCCGAGCAGGCCGCCGACGTCGACATCATCGTCACCACCGCGCTCATCCCCGGCCGCGCGGCACCCAAGCTGATCACCGCGGCGGATGTCGCGAGCATGAAGTCCGGCAGCGTCATCGTCGACATGGCGGCCGGCCAGGGCGGAAACGTCGAGGGCTCGGTCGCGGGTGAGCGCATCGTGACGCCCAACGGCGTGACGATCCTCGGCTACACCGACCTCGCCTCGCGCCTGCCGACCCAGGCATCGCAGCTGTACGGCACGAACATCGTCAACCTGCTGAAGCTGCTCACGCCCGCGAAGGACGGCCGGCTCGAGCTCGACTTCGACGACGTCGTGCAGCGCGCCGTCACCGTCACCCGCGGCGGCGACGTCACCTGGCCGCCGCCCCCCGTGCAGGTGTCGGCCGCGCCCGCGGCATCCGCAGCGCCGGCGCCGGCCGCCGCCGCGCCCGAGCCGAAGAAGCCCATGTCCGCGGTGAAGAAGACGGCGCTGGTCGCCGTCGGCATCGCCGCGCTCTTCGCCGTGAACGCGATCGCTCCGGCACCGCTCCCCCAGCACTTCACCGTGCTGGTGCTCGCGGTCGTCGTCGGCTTCTACGTCATCGGCAAGGTCGCCCACGCGCTGCACACGCCGCTCATGAGCGTGACCAACGCGATCTCGGGCATCATCATCGTCGGCGCGATGGTGCAGATCACCAGCGACGTCCTCGTCGTGCAGATCCTCGCGGCCGTCGCCGTGCTGCTCGCCAGCATCAACATCTTCGGCGGCTTCGCCGTCACGCGGCGCATGCTCGCGATGTTCCAGGCGGGGCACGCCCAGGCCGGCAACCCGCAGCCGGCCGCCGCTGCCGGCGCCGGGGCATCCGACGCCGCTTCCACGACCGCCGCCCGCGCGCAGCGCTGA
- a CDS encoding IclR family transcriptional regulator produces MTEEPQKPAGSQTLSRGIRVLEVLAAADRNLSIDELAAELGLHRSVAYRLLRTLEHHGLVARDASGRLELGTGLAALAAGVSRDLQQVALPELNEVANELGMTCLVAVLADVDEAVTLVSASPRRSTAVISYRPGHRHPITRGGPGKAILAGLPDDAWPAGVPDELRQEIDESRRRGYTHSHDEVVPSLRSVAVPLMLAGQPPASIAVIHVSMPKPEDEIAERLRAAADAITRAYGG; encoded by the coding sequence GTGACTGAGGAGCCCCAGAAGCCGGCAGGTTCGCAGACGCTGAGCCGGGGCATCCGCGTGCTCGAAGTACTCGCCGCCGCCGATCGCAATCTCTCGATCGATGAACTCGCCGCGGAGCTCGGCCTGCACCGGTCGGTCGCGTACCGGCTGCTGCGCACGCTCGAGCACCATGGACTCGTGGCGCGCGACGCATCCGGCCGGCTGGAACTCGGCACCGGGCTCGCCGCCCTCGCCGCCGGCGTCTCGCGCGACCTGCAGCAGGTCGCGCTCCCCGAACTCAACGAGGTCGCCAACGAGCTGGGCATGACGTGCCTCGTCGCGGTGCTCGCCGACGTCGACGAGGCCGTCACGCTCGTGAGCGCCTCGCCGCGCCGCAGCACCGCGGTCATCTCGTACCGGCCGGGGCACCGGCATCCGATCACGCGCGGCGGACCCGGCAAGGCGATCCTCGCGGGACTTCCCGACGACGCGTGGCCGGCCGGCGTGCCCGACGAACTCCGGCAGGAGATCGACGAGAGTCGGCGCCGCGGCTACACGCACAGCCACGACGAGGTCGTGCCGTCGCTGCGCTCGGTCGCCGTCCCGCTCATGCTGGCCGGTCAACCGCCCGCGTCGATCGCGGTGATCCACGTGTCGATGCCGAAGCCCGAAGACGAGATCGCCGAGCGGCTGCGCGCCGCGGCCGACGCGATCACGCGCGCGTACGGAGGCTGA
- a CDS encoding GNAT family N-acetyltransferase, with protein sequence MVGVDDGADDGARLVATLQLTAIPGMARRGSTRLLVEAVRVAGDRRSSGIGAAMMRWVTDEVAPAIGASLVQLTSDAAREDAHRFYRRLGFADSHIGFKYRVPESGGATPSSNHTPTR encoded by the coding sequence ATCGTCGGCGTCGACGACGGCGCTGACGACGGCGCTCGCCTGGTGGCGACCTTGCAACTCACGGCCATCCCCGGCATGGCTCGCCGCGGAAGCACCCGACTCCTGGTCGAAGCGGTGCGAGTGGCGGGCGACCGGCGCTCGTCGGGTATCGGTGCCGCCATGATGAGGTGGGTCACCGACGAGGTCGCGCCCGCGATCGGAGCGTCGCTCGTCCAGCTCACGTCGGACGCGGCTCGCGAAGACGCTCACCGGTTCTACCGACGACTCGGATTCGCGGACTCGCACATCGGGTTCAAGTACCGCGTCCCTGAGAGCGGAGGAGCGACTCCATCCTCGAACCACACGCCGACGAGGTAG